The Chiloscyllium punctatum isolate Juve2018m chromosome 45, sChiPun1.3, whole genome shotgun sequence genome has a segment encoding these proteins:
- the gpr37l1b gene encoding G-protein coupled receptor 37-like 1, protein MCTSLAVLFLVQFFILGLTTTDNIQQHHDLTRGASGKWYKWQKVPEQSDLQLKRTAIQQVPGADQWLGEHLETAGNTSSNPDSPNKRSLPKEPEQRARRGTDQKGTVAPVEATAASPPQGNSVESTHFQLSSRIPSLKDERVQVSGGEATSGVRGEEVNGLETTAKRLQLQNSLYPVTDSTYSAYAVMFLSLILFAVGIIANLAVMCIVCHNYYMKTAWNNILAGMACWDFFVIFFCLPVVIFNEITKKRLLGDIGCKVVSYLEVSSLGVTTFSLCALSIDKFRSATSTQSQIRLIENCLSIVAKMAVIWIGSMLLALPEVLLWQLNQKTSIVSGVITDYCIIKTSLNLPEHIYELALTYENSRMWWYFGCYFCLPIIFTVTCQLVLRRVRNTEKKSNLKIISQHAQHENQKNNTLIGLTILYGFCIIPENVSNIVVTYTFPEISKETVDLLNIINQFFLFFKSSVTPVLLLCLCKPLGRAFMDCCCCCCDECVPETSEIDVHDSKLKTEMATIFCDNSKETPTMMTLGTQC, encoded by the exons atgtgCACCTCTCTCGCTGTTCTGTTTCTAGTGCAATTCTTTATCCTTGGATTGACAACTACCGACAACATCCAACAGCACCATGACCTGACAAGAGGCGCCAGCGGTAAATGGTACAAGTGGCAAAAGGTACCAGAGCAAAGTGACCTCCAGCTGAAAAGAACAGCAATTCAACAAGTGCCTGGGGCTGACCAGTGGCTTGGAGAGCACCTGGAGACTGCAGGAAACACCAGCTCAAATCCTGATAGCCCAAacaaaaggagccttccaaaaGAACCCGAGCAAAGAGCAAGGCGGGGGACAGATCAAAAGGGCACCGTTGCCCCAGTAGAGGCAACAGCCGCGTCTCCCCCACAAGGCAACTCCGTGGAATCGACCCATTTCCAACTAAGTTCCAGGATCCCTTCGCTCAAAGATGAGCGGGTACAGGTATCAGGGGGTGAGGCGACGTCTGGAGTTCGAGGTGAGGAAGTGAACGGATTGGAAACAACAGCGAAGAGACTCCAGCTGCAGAACAGCCTGTACCCTGTCACTGACAGCACCTACAGCGCGTACGCCGTCATGTTTCTGTCCTTGATCCTGTTCGCGGTCGGCATCATTGCAAACCTAGCCGTGATGTGCATTGTCTGTCACAATTATTACATGAAGACCGCCTGGAATAACATTCTAGCTGGCATGGCTTGTTGGGACTTTTTTGTCATCTTCTTCTGTCTGCCGGTGGTCATCTTCAATGAGATCACCAAGAAAAGGCTGCTCGGGGACATTGGCTGTAAAGTGGTGTCCTACCTGGAG GTTTCTTCTCTTGGAGTCACTACCTTTAGCCTATGTGCATTAAGCATCGACAAGTTTCGTTCTGCAACAAGCACACAGTCACAAATTAGGCTGATAGAAAATTGTCTATCCATTGTGGCCAAGATGGCAGTCATCTGGATAGGATCTATGTTGCTGGCCCTCCCTGAAGTCCTTCTCTGGCAACTGAATCAAAAGACTTCCATTGTGTCTGGGGTTATCACTGACTATTGCATCATCAAAACATCTTTGAATCTCCCTGAGCATATCTATGAACTTGCACTGACCTATGAGAATTCCAGGATGTGGTGGTACTTTGGTTGCTACTTCTGCTTGCCCATCATTTTCACAGTGACTTGCCAGTTGGTGTTGAGACGAGTAAGAAACACAGAGAAGAAATCCAACCTCAAAATTATTTCTCAGCATGCTCAGCATGAAAATCAAAAGAACAATACCTTGATTGGTCTGACTATCCTCTATGGCTTCTGCATTATCCCGGAAAATGTTTCCAACATCGTGGTGACCTACACCTTTCCTGAAATCTCCAAGGAGACCGTTGACTTGCTCAACATTATTAATCAGTTCTTCCTGTTTTTCAAGTCCTCTGTAACCCCAGTGTTGCTTCTATGTCTCTGTAAACCTTTGGGCAGAGCCTTCATGgattgctgttgctgctgctgtgatgAATGCGTTCCAGAGACTTCAGAAATTGATGTTCATGACAGCAAGCTGAAGACAGAAATGGCAACTATTTTCTGTGATAATTCCAAGGAAACACCAACAATGATGACCCTAGGTACTCAATGTTAG